From the Cryptomeria japonica chromosome 2, Sugi_1.0, whole genome shotgun sequence genome, one window contains:
- the LOC131049751 gene encoding LEAF RUST 10 DISEASE-RESISTANCE LOCUS RECEPTOR-LIKE PROTEIN KINASE-like 2.4 yields the protein MKIKMEGLPPLHLCHSQYTSLTPLYPLRFLFLVFTISITCLASSSRACPHFKCGQYRPFPYPFGEKNSGCGDPTLQLECEDPWGVPLVLISIGGYQYYIQNLWDSSYEAHKWYEDHTITIIEKSIWWKTCNPSLFGNHTTEILPAPQFHNIDGYRKFTVWGQCPDTIKDNHLVSPLTCNETWYFSYKEESSLESMCKSEVTVRVASLSYEIEEGFQVKWEQNQDCTNCMSGGGFCMYNQTDSTQIYCKRPKNKPPGDKIIILGGVIGTVALLLMGTLLLFLNRKRCLPTYSLNPNLSNVEKFLQDYVHQMPCRYSYSQLMKITNKFAYKVGEGGFGVVYKGKLPTGGLVAVKMLDQSRRCENQFMNEVATIGRIHHVHLVRLMGYCYEEHRNALVYEYVANGSLDEFIFAGREKEAILNWAQLYSIALGAARGIAYLHQDCDNRIIHFDIKPHNILLDEELTPKVADFGLAKLCGKKEDHISMTAARGTPGYAAPEVWSTNLGGVTDKSDVYSFGMVLLEIVGGRKNIYVQASRSSQLYFPEWAFKSMENGQLERGLRGSGQAEIECEEKEKAIRLAKIGLWCIQYNSRDRPSMSRVVQMLEGNGDDVSNPPLPFNSSIRAAPSIHSSEESSV from the exons ATGAAGATCAAAATGGAAGGCCTGCCGCCTCTTCATCTTTGCCATTCTCAGTATACCAGTCTAACCCCTCTATACCCGCTGCGCTTCCTCTTTCTAGTCTTCACAATATCTATAACATGCCTCGCTTCTTCATCTCGAGCTTGTCCACATTTTAAATGCGGGCAGTATCGTCCTTTTCCATACCCTTTCGGAGAGAAGAACAGCGGTTGTGGTGATCCCACGCTTCAGCTTGAGTGCGAAGATCCGTGGGGTGTTCCTCTGGTACTAATCAGTATTGGTGGCTATCAATACTACATACAGAATCTCTGGGACAGCTCGTATGAGGCTCACAAGTGGTATGAGGATCACACCATAACAATAATTGAGAAAAGCATATGGTGGAAGACATGCAATCCATCATTGTTCGGTAACCATACAACAGAAATCTTGCCTGCCCCTCAATTCCATAATATCGATGGCTACAGGAAATTTACTGTATGGGGACAATGCCCTGATACAATTAAGGATAATCATTTAGTGTCTCCATTAACATGTAATGAGACTTGGTACTTTAGTTACAAGGAGGAGTCGAGTTTGGAAAGTATGTGTAAATCGGAGGTTACAGTCCGAGTCGCTAGTCTGAGCTATGAAATTGAAGAGGGGTTCCAAGTGAAATGGGAACAGAACCAAGACTGCACGAATTGCATGTCTGGGGGTGGGTTTTGTATGTATAATCAAACCGATTCGACGCAGATTTATTGCAAGCGGCCTAAAA ACAAGCCTCCAGGCGATAAGATTATTATTCTAG GTGGGGTCATTGGAACCGTTGCGTTGTTACTGATGGGAACATTACTTCTGTTCCTTAATCGGAAGAGGTGTTTACCCACTTATTCTCTGAATCCCAATCTTTCTAACGTCGAGAAATTCCTGCAAGATTATGTTCATCAAATGCCATGTAGATATTCATACTCTCAGTTAATGAAGATCACCAATAAGTTTGCATACAAAGTGGGGGAAGGAGGTTTTGGTGTGgtatataaaggaaagctacctacTGGCGGTCTGGTGGCCGTTAAAATGCTTGATCAATCAAGGCGCTGTGAGAATCAATTCATGAATGAAGTAGCAACCATCGGAAGGATCCATCATGTCCATTTGGTTCGCCTCATGGGATATTGCTATGAAGAACACAGAAACGCATTGGTGTATGAGTACGTGGCTAATGGATCTCTAGATGAGTTTATATTTGCAGGAAGAGAGAAAGAAGCAATCCTAAATTGGGCACAGCTGTATTCAATTGCTTTGGGTGCAGCTCGTGGAATAGCCTACTTACACCAAGATTGTGACAACCGTATCATTCATTTCGACATAAAACCTCACAACATATTGCTGGATGAAGAGTTAACACCAAAGGTAGCTGATTTTGGTCTGGCTAAACTCTGTGGGAAGAAAGAGGATCATATATCAATGACAGCCGCAAGAGGAACGCCAGGATATGCTGCTCCAGAGGTGTGGAGTACAAATTTGGGAGGTGTAACGGACAAATCAGATGTTTACAGTTTTGGAATGGTATTATTGgagattgttggaggaaggaaGAATATATATGTGCAGGCAAGCCGCTCTAGTCAATTGTATTTTCCAGAGTGGGCATTCAAGTCGATGGAGAATGGGCAGTTGGAGAGGGGGTTGAGAGGAAGTGGTCAAGCAGAAATAGAatgtgaagagaaagagaaagcaataAGACTGGCCAAAATAGGACTATGGTGCATTCAGTACAACTCCAGAGATCGACCGAGTATGAGCAGAGTGGTTCAAATGTTGGAAGGAAATGGTGATGATGTGAGTAATCCTCCCCTGCCTTTCAATTCATCAATTAGGGCTGCACCTTCAATACATTCAAGTGAAGAGTCTTCAGTGTAA